The window CGCCGCTTGGCTTGGCTGCCCCGATTCCGCCTGCATGCGAGGTGAAGCAAGCAACGGGCCGCCACCTGCTCGGCACCCAGCAGTAGTATTTGTATGTGTCCACCTCAAACAGCCACGGGTTTGCAGTAAAAGACGGCACCTACTTTTTTGGGTTTTTGCACGGCGTAGGAAACGGTGCCTGCCAGTGACTCGCAGAATCCAAACCGCTCCTACAGTGACTACGGTTCAACTATGGACTGCTAGAGAACGGAGACCTACTTTTCCACCGTTGCAATCACCTCCTCACTCCAACAGCACAGCACAGCACGCAGATATGTAGACCCGGCAGGTTCGCAGGAAGCAGCATCAGCGTCGTCTCTCTCTCCGGAGAAATCAAACACAATGCGCATGGCAGGCTGAATTACGCTCCGTCCTAGTTTAGTCTACGGTTCGCTCCGTTCCTAGTCATCAAGGGCCACGTGGAAATCGTAGTATGCATGCAACGCAACGAAGCAGCCAGGAAGACGAAGAGGAAGAGCCACGCATTGACCGGCCATTCAGCCAGTCTCAGCCGGGTCAGCAGTCCCAGTCAGCAACCTTCTACCCGGGTCTACACCCGACCGGACCCGTTTCCCACCGATCCAGACCCGGCCGCCATTGCCACTCAAACTCTTCGCCCTTCCTCACTCCGCCCACCCACCTCACACAACTTGTTGCACTTGTACGgtactactctactccctcctcccGTAGTACTCTATTTAACACCGCCCCCACCCCACCTCTCCTGCTCCTTCATTCCAAGCACCACCTGCTCCTCTCCTCCAACCCACGCGCCCACGCACGCACTAACTACCTCCCTTCCCCGGAGCTCGGCGGAGAGACAAGAAGCCAAGCCACCGCTACGTACGCCATGGGCGAGGACAAGAAGGAGAAGCCGGGCAAGGCAGACGGCGGCGACCAGAAGAAGGACGCCGCGGCGGCGGCCCAGCCCATCGTGCTCAAGGTCGACTTGCATTGCGCCGGCTGCGCCACCAAGGTTAAGCGGGCCATCAAGAACGCCCCTGGTACGCCTGCCTCTTCCTTTCATTCACTTGGTCTCCGCCTCCTTACGGTTCCATTCTTTGTGCTACGACTGATTTCTGACCGTTTGCCTTTGCTTCTCCGTAGGCGTGGAGTCGGTTAAGACTGACACGGCGGCCAACAAGGTGGTCGTCACCGGCGCCGCGGACGCGGCGGAGATCAAAGAGCGCATCGAGGCCAGGACCAAGAAGCCCGTTCAAATCGTCTCCGCCGGAGCCGCCTCGCCCAACAAGGACAACAAGGAGAAAGACAAGGACAAGAAGCCCGACGCCGGCGATAAGCCGGAGAAAGAGAAGAGCAAGGCAGCAGACAAGGAGAAGGGCGGTGCCGGTGCCGGTGCtgagaaaaaagagaaaaaagtgGAAACCGCCGACAAgcccaaggaggaggagaagaaaccAAAGGAGCCCAAAGAGGTCCGTCCCTGGCTCGACGACTCTGTTATATGGAGTAGTTAGTTACTTGCAGCCTGCAGGTGCTCTAAATGAAGATTTGGTCTCAAATTCATCTTGCCCTTTTTCCTTGATTCTATCAGGAGACGGTGACGCTCAAGATCAGGCTGCACTGCGACGGCTGCATCGACCGCATCAAGCGGCGCGTCAACAAGATCAAAGGTCGGTTTTCTGTTTCTTCTTTTTGGCCGCAGATTCATTCCGGCCTGGAAGAAGGAATCATTCAGTTGAATCTTGCTGGAAACTGACTGACACCTTCCTTCTTCTCTTGTTTTGTTCTACGCAGGAGTGAAGGAAGTGACGGTGGACGCTGCCAAGGACCTGGTGAAGGTGACTGGCACCATGGACGCAGCCGCCCTGCCGGGCTACCTCAGGGACAAGCTCAGTCGGCCGGTGGAGGTGGTCACCCCCGGCAAGAAGGACGGCGACAAGAAAGACGAcggggagaagaagaaggacaagGGCGCTGGCGAGGGCGGCGAAAAGAAGAaggacggcggtggcggcggcgaggacaAGAAGGACAAGTCCGCGGCGTCCGTGGCGCCGATGCCCATGGCGGACCCGAGCATGTACCAGATGCCCCCACAGTACGGCTACATGCCGTACACCCCGGCGCCCGTCGGCTACTacggccccgccgccccgccgccgaacCCCGGCTTCTACCCGAACGCCGGGCCCCAGTACCCGCCGCCCTACGCGACGTACCCCGCCCACGCGCCCCAGATGTTCAGCGACGAGAACCCCAACGCCTGCTCCGTCATGTGAGcagccacgccacgccacgccacgagCCGACGAGCACGACGCGAAGCCCAGGCTCGCCGCCGCAGCATCAGTTATCAAACCAGAGAAGCACGGCCTGGGCTTAGCGCGCGGTACCATTAGCCTAGCTAGCAGCTGGTAGTTACGTAGCTTAGCGCACCGAGAATTAGCAGACATGTAAATGGCGACAGCGATCCCGTCCCGCGATGTTAATGTAATGTTCCACGATCCATCCGACAAATTtttgttggaatattaggcaagttcatgattaattctagtaaataattcatgactagaagagatactagcatgcaataatctagcaaactagaagaacagcaagacatgcataacagcagcaaacacgtaacaatagctgtagaaatagacatgaacagaggatgttggacgtactgatcgttggctattatgggtgcgacagtgttgatgacgatgttggcaacgatctgctgctgacggcgatgaatacgacgatgagtagcaccgcccgacttggacggaagacgacccgtgatgacgaatttgagcagtcgcgcatagcgcttcccaaaaacctaattcgtcctctcccggtgcaggattgcaaagacgaacggtttcggagacctgctctcccacgcgccgatgcacgccggcgtttgggatggagtagactacgatggcggcgcaagttgtgagatgaggcaaaaccctaggtgtttttcggtgtgtctctggccgcagccggtagctgtatatatattaggaccagaggcggtattgtgtcgcgaccacaatcccaaaccgactcggtttctaattcgtatacttaccggacaagaaatcaaaaacttgtatgcaagacataaaaataaaacggcaaaaggaagctgcgttcctgcaaggagacggacggatttcggcggaccattcacgcgcatgtcgcatgtacgccTCGCCCCGgcccggcgaggcgaggcgagcgagcgcgcgcgtgtggttttccctttctcttctcacacaccacttagagtggtggagagaacccactatataaagaggtccaactcttcttcaacttccaaggtgggactaaacttagcaccaccacttgccattttacacatgggctttgagatttcagaaattgctatgggcctagcccattaattctaacaatcccccaccagatctcaaatacccatttagagatttgccttctctcatcacttgtttaatataccagtgtttcagcagagactgttaagttgaacttctgcctagaactttaagctacatccattcacaacttgacaatggactatgccttgaattgctagttttgtgtgaacaggtttcactcaaagtcttaaccagtacctgaccgccagtaggctaccccgcggtttggagcttatacgtcatactccctggtctcttcgtgagcttactagagatcacccaaatctcatagactacgacgtttacagtcagaactcatataggtgtgttctttcaagactgctctgtaggacagcatctttgctaattatagccaatagaaccacattaaggcatgttgccaacctgccttacagatctgagccttacagctctgagagttttgcatcttcacttggagacgatcataagttattactctcctcagttaaccaatagcttgttcttcccagatcctaattcacgggatctccgatcacaaaggttgggttactactatggtgtaacatctatgggtctcatacccatctccctcgatgcaatatctatcacatttcgtgatagtccctttgtaaagggatctgccaggtttttgtctgtttgtatatacgtaacagttattactccggagtttctcaacttcctgacagacttcaaacgtcttttcacgtgtcttgatgactttgcattatctttagaattgttcactttagcgataaccgtttggttatcacaattcataagaatagccggtacaggtttttcaacaaccggcaagtccatcaagagctcacgcagccattctgcctcaacagtagctgtgtccaaagcagttaattctgcttccatagttgacctcgtcaatatggtttgcttgcaagacctccatgacactgcgccaccaccatgagtaaatacatacccacttgttgcgtaaagtacatcaacatcggagatccaatttgaatcactatatccttctagcacagcaggatgccctgaataagtaattccgtaactcatagtacctctcagatagcacaagaccctttctagtgcatgccaatgatcatcacccgggttggacatgaacctactcagtttgctcacagcaaaagagatatctggtcttgtagtgctagctaagtacatgagtgaactgacaatttgagagtatcttaattgatctctcgtttctttcttgttctttctgagtgtcacgctgggatcataaggtgttggagaaggcttgctatccataaaaccgaatcggttcaagaccttctcaacatagtgagattgcgttaatgtaatcccactctcatccttaataagtttgatgtttagaattacatcggcttctcccagatctttcatgtcaaaactttttgatagaaaagacttgacctcattaattgcattaatgtttgtaccaaagatcagtatgtcgtccacatacaaacataatatgacactattgcccccaccatggcgatagtaaacacacctatcagcctcgttaatgacaaatcctgtagaagtcagagttctttcaaacttctcatgccattgctaggtgcctgtttcagaccatacaaagattttaacaacttgcacacctttctctcttcaccctttaccacaaacccgtcaggctgatccatatagatctcctcttccaactctccattgagaaaaactgtctttacatccatttgatgaatgataagaccataagaggcagccaaggaaagtaacactcgaatggtggtcattctagcaacgggtgaataggtgtcaaagtaatcttcgccttctttctgagtgtagcccttggccactagccgcgccttgtacttatcaatagtaccatcaggcttcagcttctttttgaacacccacttacagcccacaggtttacaaccatatggtctatcagttagttcccaagttccattagaaagaattgagtccatctcattatgaacagcttctttccaatcatctacatccggagatgcatatgcttctgcaatcgtcttgggtgtgtcgtccacaaggtatacaatgaaatcatcaccaaaggattttgcaaccctttgtctcttgttccttctaggaacttcattgttatccttctcaaggacttgctcatgtgattgttcgaaatattcatcagttgtactagattcaggaattatcttagaagaaaatctagcaatgctatgcatatctttcataggaaatatgttctcaaaaaatgttgcatcacgagattccattatagtatcaacatgcatatcaggtacttcagattttaccactaaaaacctataagcaatgctccgttgagcataccctagaaagacacaatccactgtctttggtccaagtttgcgtttcttaggaataggaatattgacctttgccaaacatccccaagtgcgcaaataagaaagtgatggttttctcccaacccactcctcataaggggttttctctttattattgttgggaactctattcaggacatgacatgaagtcaatagagcctccccccaccatgccttagataaaccagcagtgtctaacatggcattcaccaagtcagtcaatgtgcggtttttcctctcggccactccatttgattgaggtgaatagggaggcgtcctctcatgaataataccatgttcctcacaaaattcatcaaaaacttttggaaaatactctccaccacgatcggacctaagacgcttgatctttctctctagttgattttcaacttcagctttatagattttaaagtagtctaatgcttcatctttagtttgcaacaaataaacatagcaaaatctagtcgcatcatcaatcaaagtcatgaaatatctctttccaccttttgtcaacacaccattcatctcacaaagatcagaatgtatgagttctagaggtgccaagtttctctcctcggcagccttatgaggctttcgaggttgcttagattgcacacaactatggcacttagaacctttggcaactgtgaagttcggaattaaactcatgctggacagccgagacattaaaccaaaattaatatgacataaatgagagtgccaaatacttgcatcatcattaacactagcacaaatttggtttattgacttattgcaaaaatctaaaaGAGAAAAtcggaacaagcctccgcactcatagcctttaaattgtccaaatcttgacacgattactttattggactctaaaactaccttaaatccatctcgacatagaagggagccgctaactagattcttgttcatagtagggacatgctgcacgttccttagttgcacgatctttcccgaagtaaacttcagatccaccgtgccaatgccatgaacagaagcatgtgacccattccccattaggacggaagaatcccttgcgacctgataagaagtaaacagggagatgtcagcacacacatgaacgttagcacccgaatcaatccaccacgaagatgattgaaatactgaaagcacaataggtaaattaccatacccatcagtattgctagcggtcaccatgttgacagtcttggagcttgttttccctctgcggtctgcacgttcagggcattccttggaaaagtgtccaggcttcccacaggcgtagcactctagctcagccttgttgaacttcttcttcttgaaggtagtagtcttggtaggcttgttgaaaacaggtttgttcttccctttgttcttgttctgtgggtacctctgcaccatgttagcagtaggctgaacctcacctcctttttcagtggtatctttagcccgagctttttcttcaacatcaagagatgcaatcagattttcaactgatatctcctgtctcttatgcttcagagttgtggcgaaattccttcatgaaggaggcaactttgcaatcatgcacccagccacgaatttgtcgggtagaacacatctaaggagttcaagttccttcacaatgcactgtatctcatgagcttgttcaaccacagaacggttattcaccatcttgtagtcatgaaaactctccatgatgtacagttcactgcctgcatctgttgcaccgaattttgcattcaatgcatcccacagaatttttccgtcgtttatgtgcatgtacacatcacacagacggtcagcaagaacactcagaatgcatcccacaaacatagtattggcttcctggaattttctccgatcttcgtcggttattccctctggagcaccaacactagcgtggaaaactttcagagcagtaagccagagcgtggtcttcacctgccacctcttaaagtgcacaccggtaaacttatccggcctcagtgcatcagcaaatccagccatagttaactcaggaaattgcctataattaggtttttggattgttggaatattaggcaagttcatgattaattccagtaaataattcatgactagaagagatactagcatgcaataatctagcaaactagaagaacagcaagacatgcataacagcagcaaacacgtaacaatagctgtagaaacagacatgaacagaggatgttggacgtactgatcgttagctattatgggtgcgacagtgttgatgacgatgttggcaacgatctgctgctgacggcgatgaatacgacgatgagtagcaccgcccgacttggacggaagacgacccgtgatgacgaatttgagcagtcgcgcacagcgcttcccaaaaacctaattcgtcctctcccggtgcaggatcgcaaagacgaacggttccggagacctgctctcccacgtgccgatgcacgccggcgtttgggatggagtagactacgatggcggcgcaagttgtgagatgaggcaaaaccctaggtgtttttggtgtgtctctggccgcagccggtagctgtatatatattaggaccagaggcggtattgtgtcgcgaccacaatcccaaaccgactcggtttctaattcgtatacttaccggacaagaaatcaaaaacttgtctgccaagacataaaaatgcAAGGAGAaggaccggatttcggcggaccattcacgcgcatgtcgcatgtatccccgccccgccccgccccggccaGGCGAGGGGAGCGAacgcgcgcgtgtggttttccctttctcttctcacacaccacttaaagtggtggagagaacccactatataaagaggtccaactcttcttcaacttccaaggtgggactaaacttagcaccaccacttgccattttacacatgggctttgagatttcagaaattgctatgggcctagcccattaattctaacaattTTGGCCCTGCACTCGTTAATTATTACAGTCGTTGTTGTCATGGCCGCCATGAATCGGTGCTCCATTAACGGTTCCGTGAACTGGTGGCGCGTCGCTGTTGCCTGTGAGGTCATCGACGTTGATCAGTGGCAATGGCAATGCCATTTTCGTCTTCCGGAGGGTTCGAGACGGCGCCTCTTGCGTCGCCCTTCTTTCTTCGGCCCCAAGGGTTTGTTTTATCTCGATGGTTCGGGTCGTCAGTGCGGTAATCGATTAGCGTGAGACGAGGACGTCTTGGATGTTTGCTTGCGGCACTGTCACGGCGTGTTTTATTTTATATGCGGTGCTAGCGTGAGATGGTG is drawn from Aegilops tauschii subsp. strangulata cultivar AL8/78 chromosome 1, Aet v6.0, whole genome shotgun sequence and contains these coding sequences:
- the LOC109748621 gene encoding heavy metal-associated isoprenylated plant protein 3, which produces MGEDKKEKPGKADGGDQKKDAAAAAQPIVLKVDLHCAGCATKVKRAIKNAPGVESVKTDTAANKVVVTGAADAAEIKERIEARTKKPVQIVSAGAASPNKDNKEKDKDKKPDAGDKPEKEKSKAADKEKGGAGAGAEKKEKKVETADKPKEEEKKPKEPKEETVTLKIRLHCDGCIDRIKRRVNKIKGVKEVTVDAAKDLVKVTGTMDAAALPGYLRDKLSRPVEVVTPGKKDGDKKDDGEKKKDKGAGEGGEKKKDGGGGGEDKKDKSAASVAPMPMADPSMYQMPPQYGYMPYTPAPVGYYGPAAPPPNPGFYPNAGPQYPPPYATYPAHAPQMFSDENPNACSVM